One stretch of Chryseobacterium indologenes DNA includes these proteins:
- a CDS encoding SRPBCC domain-containing protein: MRIFKYLTVLIVLLGGAYAASMYYFVDESKNFTVEKEIDYPVDKVFAQFNNLQSFTRWNNFFTSSPSMDIDYYTPYEGQGSAISYVDKKNDTDGEMFIRYENMNKTLKYQLFEDENENPTLVDVKFKAVSAEKTKITWYVHTPKLSVWRRVENFWTEDRFAENINKSMVNLKNSLGNKVEKDNQMAAIKYDSLMVENEEDKLLLGINVSTANKKDALYKNIVMNYNKVYNFVSMDLGKRDDEFGYPVLMTDADNYKDKEVSYFLGIPLSKKIGVSDNNFNFRSVNPSQNYVMYYKGSYEGRIKAIQQLIQKAKKDEMRFGDIRQTFIERPMEGQDVNIKLSLSVYK, translated from the coding sequence ATGCGTATTTTTAAATATCTAACTGTTCTTATTGTTCTTTTGGGAGGTGCCTATGCCGCTTCCATGTATTATTTTGTGGATGAAAGCAAGAATTTTACTGTAGAAAAAGAGATTGATTATCCGGTAGATAAGGTTTTTGCTCAGTTCAATAATCTCCAGAGCTTTACAAGATGGAACAATTTTTTTACCAGTTCACCGTCTATGGATATAGACTATTATACGCCTTATGAAGGTCAGGGAAGTGCTATCAGTTATGTAGACAAGAAAAATGATACCGATGGTGAAATGTTCATCCGTTATGAGAACATGAATAAAACTTTAAAGTATCAGCTTTTTGAGGATGAAAATGAAAATCCCACGCTGGTTGACGTTAAATTTAAGGCTGTTTCCGCAGAAAAAACCAAAATTACATGGTATGTGCATACTCCAAAACTGTCTGTCTGGAGAAGGGTGGAAAACTTTTGGACAGAAGACCGTTTTGCTGAAAATATCAACAAAAGTATGGTCAATCTTAAAAATTCGCTGGGAAATAAGGTTGAAAAAGACAATCAGATGGCAGCCATCAAATATGACAGTCTGATGGTGGAAAATGAAGAAGATAAACTGTTGTTGGGAATCAATGTAAGTACAGCCAATAAAAAAGATGCACTGTACAAAAATATCGTGATGAATTATAACAAAGTGTATAATTTCGTATCGATGGATCTTGGTAAAAGAGACGATGAATTCGGATATCCGGTTTTGATGACTGATGCGGATAACTATAAAGACAAAGAAGTTTCTTACTTTCTTGGAATTCCACTTTCCAAGAAAATTGGAGTCTCTGACAATAACTTTAATTTTAGGTCTGTAAATCCATCACAAAACTACGTAATGTACTACAAAGGGAGCTATGAGGGACGAATTAAGGCAATTCAGCAGCTCATTCAGAAAGCCAAAAAAGACGAGATGCGCTTCGGAGATATCCGTCAGACCTTTATTGAACGTCCCATGGAAGGTCAGGATGTGAACATTAAGCTCTCATTATCAGTGTATAAGTGA